The nucleotide window TCCCGGACGCCTTCGGCTTGGGCTTGCGGCGGCCGACCGGGCCCGACGCCGTTGCGGTCGCCGCCCGGTTGCCGGCGGCCCGGCGTGCCGCCCGGCCGCCGGCCGGGCGCTCGTCGTCCTGCGCCGCATCCTCGTCCCGCCGCCCGCGCTGGGTCGGCAGCGGACGGGTGTCGGTGTCACCGCCCTCGCCGCCCGGCCGGCGCGCGGCGCGTCTGGTGCCGGGGGCCTTGCGATCGGAGGGCTGAGCGGGGGCTTGACCGGCATGGTCAAGTCGCAGCTCGTAATTGCCGGTGTTCGGATCGAACACCCATTGATCGGCGGGATCGACGTTGTTGTCGCCCGCCCGCCCACGGCCTTGCGCGTCCACGGTGCCTTGAGTCCTCCGTCGGTGCCACGCGGCGCCATCCCCTCAAGGCGCTCGGTCGGTCGATCGTGCATTGCATGGTCATCGGCCGGGTGGTGGCCCGACCGGATCGCTCACACTATCCGCCCAGTTCAGCGCCCCGCGACGCTCGTGACAAATTCCACTTACCTACAACTGGGCATTCCGCCCAATACATTCGCGTCGCCACGTGTACTTTGCGGCATCTTTATTCGCAGCTCCCGCGTTCCGCGGTCGTTCCGGGAAAGACCGGCCCCGAACCCGGTGTCGGTGACGGTGATCCTTCCGGCCGGACGGACGGTGCACCCCCGCCGCCGCGCACCCGCTCCTGCGCGGCGCCCGACGGGGGCGTCACCGTCACCCGAAGATCCCTGCGCAGCTGGCCGAAGAGCCGCTCGGCGTCCGGTTGCACCAGCTCATCGCGGTTGCGGTCGAAGCGGTACTCCCGGCGCGGCACCGTCAGGAACTGGACACGGTCGGTGGGAATACCGCGGGTGCTGCGGACCAATTCGTACAGCCCCTTCAGGGATGCCAGCGCGGCGTCGGTGGTCAGAGAACTCGTCGCGGCATCGAGGACCGGATACAGCCGGGTCGGATTGAGCAGGACACCATTACTCTGCACTTTCTTCACGAGAGCCCCCAGAAACTGCTGTTGGCGCTGCATGCGCTGGGTGTCGCTGCCGTTGCCCAGGCTCTTGCGGGCCCGTACGTACCCGAGGGCGGCCTCCCCGTGCAGCGTCTGCCGGCCCGCGGGCAGCGTGAGGTGTGCCTCGGTGTCCTGAATCGGACGGTCCGGACAGACCTCCACACCGCCCACCGCGTCCACCATCCTCGTGAAGCCCACGAAGTCGAGGATCATGTAGTGGGCGATGCGGATGCGGGTGAGCTTCTCGACGGTACGGATCGTGCAGGCCGCCCCGCCGAGGGCGAACGCCGAGTTGAACTGGGCCGCCCGGGGCCCGGTCTCGGTGCCGTCGGCGCGCTCGCAGTGCGGCACCTCCACCATCAGATCGCGCGGGATGCTCACCACGGTGGCGCTCTTCCGGTCCGCCGCCAGGTGCAGCAGCATCGTGGTGTCCGAGCGCTGGCCGCCGCCGCGGCCGTATCTGCCGTTGTCGCCCGTGCGGCTGTCGGAGCCGATC belongs to Streptomyces sp. NBC_01454 and includes:
- a CDS encoding LCP family protein, with protein sequence MTDTPEPPRFAGWAERPAGGPGPDRPGPPRVPPLRRHRWRWAAVGTVGVLLAGGAAGWAVYTKLNGNIRTDSATERELRKWESERPPAGPPNAENVLLIGSDSRTGDNGRYGRGGGQRSDTTMLLHLAADRKSATVVSIPRDLMVEVPHCERADGTETGPRAAQFNSAFALGGAACTIRTVEKLTRIRIAHYMILDFVGFTRMVDAVGGVEVCPDRPIQDTEAHLTLPAGRQTLHGEAALGYVRARKSLGNGSDTQRMQRQQQFLGALVKKVQSNGVLLNPTRLYPVLDAATSSLTTDAALASLKGLYELVRSTRGIPTDRVQFLTVPRREYRFDRNRDELVQPDAERLFGQLRRDLRVTVTPPSGAAQERVRGGGGAPSVRPEGSPSPTPGSGPVFPGTTAERGSCE